In the genome of Paenarthrobacter ilicis, the window ATAGTCGTCAGCGCCCGCTTCAAGACCCAGAAGAGTATCGAGTTCCTGGGTCCGCGCCGAAAGAATCACAATATAGGCGTCGCTGAACTGCCTGACTTGGCGGGCTACTTCAAAGCCGTCAATATCGCCCAGGCTTAAGTCCAGGGTCACAATGTCCGGTTGTTGGGCGCGCACGCCCTCCACTCCTTCCATGCCCCTTTCAAAGGCGTGGACGGTGAAGCCTGCGGAGGTCAGGATGCCTTCCAACGCAGCGCGAATATCGGCTTCGTCTTCAATGATTACTGCCGTCCGTGTGCCGGGAGGTGTGGCCTTTGCGGATGCCTCCATGCGTGAGTCTCCTGTCGAAACAAATGTTTCAGGTGGTTTCTGCACGCTAACACTGGATGAGTGCCTATTTTTGGGTAAAGAAAATTCTTGAGGCTTTCTTGTGGGTAAGCAATGGCCACTCTTGATATTCCATGACGTTCGGCTGCCATCAAGCCGTAATACTTAGAGGAAACGGTCCAACAAGCTGGCTTCCGCCATCCGGCTCAACCCCTCGCGGACCGTCCGTGCGCGCTGGTCACCAATGCCGTCCACGGTCATGAGATCGTCAATGGTGGCTGCCATCAGGTTCTGGAGTCCGCCGAAGTAATCCACCAGACGGTCAGCAACAGCCTTCGGTACGGACTTCAGCCCCGACAGGAGCCTGTAGCCACGGGGCTGCACCACGGCATCCAGTTGTTCAACGCCGCCGGCAAAACCAATGATGTGGGCAATGCGGCTGAGGTCGATCAACTCCGTGGGGCCAAGGTTGAGGAGAGCCTGGACTGCTTCTTCGATCTCTTCCGGCGTGGTGCTGGGATCCGAATAATCCCGGATGATGACTTCGCTCCCCGGGCCGCGGCCTACCGTCAGTTCCTCCACCTGGAGGGACAGCAGGCGCCCGTCCTCACCCAGTTCCAGGACGTACTGTGCAATTTCCTCCGAGATACGGCGGACCATTTCCTGCCGCTGCAGGGTGACGGCGACGTCCCTGACGGTCACCAGGGCTTCGATCTCAAGGGCGGATAGGGAGCTGGTGACCTGGTCCAGCCTGGCGCTGTAGCGTTCAAGCGTGGCGAGTGCCTGGTTGGCGCGGGCAAGGACCTTCTCCGAGCCCTCCAGGACGTGCCGGAGTCCGTTGACGTACAAAGCAATGATCTGCATGGATTGGCTGACCGAGATCACCGGAACGCCGGTTTGGATGGCCACGCGTTCAGCAGTGCGGTGCCTGGTACCCGACTCCTGGGTTTCAATGCTGGAATCCGGTACCAATTGGACGGCTGCACGGACAATGTTGCTGGCGTCCTTGTCACAGATGATGGCGCCATCCATTTTGGCAAGCTCCCTCAAGCGGGTGGGGGAGAAGTCAATGCCGATATCGAAGCCGCCGGAACAAATGGAGTCGATGGTGCGGTCGTATCCCAGTACGATCAGCGCCCCGGTGCGTCCGCGCAGAATGCGCTCGAGGCCATCACGCAGCGGAGTTCCGGGTGCGACTCTGGCCAGGGTCGCCTTGAGCGACTCTTCCGGGCTCCGGGCCATAGGGTTTCCCTTCGAAGGTGCAAGCCATCGCTCACAGACAAGCCAAAATCAGCGCCGCCGGCGGTCCTGGAAAATGCCCCAAAGACGACAAGCACAATCATAGGGCTTACAGGCACCGTTAACCGCACCAGCAAGCCCTAAAGTGGGTCATTCCGTGATGGCCGCAAGTAACGCAAAACGGCTAGTAATCCACCTGCCGCTTCATCCGGTTCCCCAACCACATCATCCCGAGGCTGACCACGAGGAAGCCAATCGCGATGGCGGCCGCGTACACCAGAACTCCAACCGGGCCTCCCGCGCGGTCTGGGTTGATGAACCAGTAGGGATACCAGTTGACGATGGAGCCACGGATGAGGCTGTAGGTGAGGTACGCGACGGGGTAGATCAGCCAGTACCAAAGGTGCTTGAGCTGGAGCCGTGTCCGGGGAGGCTGAACCAGCCAGTCCACTACCATCACCACGGGCATCAGGTAATGCACCACAAAGTTGACCCAAGGGACCAGGGAACCAAGGTCCTCACCGGCCAGCAGGGCGCCAAAGACCAGCCCCACCACAGCCATGGCAATGGTGGCCGTGCCGCGGGTGACATCGTCAGCTTCCGACGGGCGTTTGCGGATCAAAACCCTGTACCCGCTGATCAATAAGACCAGCGCGGCAAAGATGTTGGAAAGGTTGGTGAAGTAGCTGAAGAAGTTCCAGACGTCGTAGCCCAGTCCAATGTGGACCGCCAGCTGTGTTCCCACCGCCACCAACGCCAGAATTCCAAAGAAAAAGCGTCCCCCGATAAGCACATTCCGTTTGGTCATGGGCCAATCCTTGCGGAATCCGGCGCTGTTCGGGGCCCGACACCCCGCCTAGACGATCAACAACTCCAGTGCCTCGGCCAAATGGCCGACCTCCTTCACGGAGAATCCTTCCGGGATGACGCCTGCCCCGGCGGGGCTCGCGGGAACGATCGCATGGGTGAAACCCAGCCTGTGGGCTTCCTGGATCCGCTGGTTGATTCCCGGAACGGGGCGCACTTCTCCTGCCAATCCCACCTCGCCGAAAGCAATGAGCCGCTGGGGGAGTGCCTTCCGGGACTTGGCTGAAGCAACCGCCAACGCCACGGCCAGGTCAGTGGCGGGCTCAGTCAGCTTCACGCCGCCAACGGTAGCCACGTAGGAGTCATCCTTGTGCAGCATGCATCCGGCCCGTTGCTGCAGGACCGCCAGCAGCATGGCAACGCGCGAGCTCTCCAAACCGCTGGTGGCACGCCGAGGCTGCGAGTTGGCGCTCTCCGCCAGCAATGATTGGACCTCCGCCAGCAGCGGCCTGCGGCCTTCCATGGTCACGGTGATGCACGTGCCGGAAACGGGCTCGCGGGTCCGGGAAACGAACAGCCCGCTGGGATCGGCCAACCCCTCGATCCCGGTCTCGTTCAAATCAAAGCATCCGACGTCGTCAGTGGCCCCATAGCGGTTCTTCACGGCCCGCAGCAGGCGCAACCTGGAATGGCGCTCGCCTTCGAACTGGCACACAACATCCACCAAGTGTTCCAAAAGCCGCGGCCCGGCAATGGTGCCCTCCTTGGTGACGTGGCCAACCAGCAACGTGGTCATATTGCGGCGTTTGGCCGCGGAAATGATGGAGGCGGCAACTTCACGGACCTGCGAGACGCCGCCGGCACTGCCTTCAACGTCCGCACTGCTGAGGGTCTGCACGGAGTCCACCACCAGCAGCTTGGGCTCCAGCTTCTCCACCTGGCCCAAAGCCTGGCCAAGATCCGTCTCGGCGGAAAGATAGAGGGTATGGGCGACGGCGTCTATCCGCTCCGCACGCAACTTCACTTGCGCCGCGGATTCCTCGCCCGTGATGTACAGGACATCCTGTCCGGTGCGGGCGAACTTGGCGGCGACGTCCAGCAGCAGCGTGGACTTTCCGACGCCGGGTTCCCCGGCCAGCAGGATCACGGCACCGGGGACCAGCCCGCCGCCCAGGACGCGGTCCAGCTCATCCACGCCGGTGGGAAGGAATGCGGCCGTGGTGCCATCCACCTCAGCGATCCGGCGGGCCGGCTCCAAAACGGTGGCGGCCGCCGTCGTGCGCGCAACCGTGGCGCCGT includes:
- a CDS encoding Pr6Pr family membrane protein, translated to MTKRNVLIGGRFFFGILALVAVGTQLAVHIGLGYDVWNFFSYFTNLSNIFAALVLLISGYRVLIRKRPSEADDVTRGTATIAMAVVGLVFGALLAGEDLGSLVPWVNFVVHYLMPVVMVVDWLVQPPRTRLQLKHLWYWLIYPVAYLTYSLIRGSIVNWYPYWFINPDRAGGPVGVLVYAAAIAIGFLVVSLGMMWLGNRMKRQVDY
- the disA gene encoding DNA integrity scanning diadenylate cyclase DisA, with product MARSPEESLKATLARVAPGTPLRDGLERILRGRTGALIVLGYDRTIDSICSGGFDIGIDFSPTRLRELAKMDGAIICDKDASNIVRAAVQLVPDSSIETQESGTRHRTAERVAIQTGVPVISVSQSMQIIALYVNGLRHVLEGSEKVLARANQALATLERYSARLDQVTSSLSALEIEALVTVRDVAVTLQRQEMVRRISEEIAQYVLELGEDGRLLSLQVEELTVGRGPGSEVIIRDYSDPSTTPEEIEEAVQALLNLGPTELIDLSRIAHIIGFAGGVEQLDAVVQPRGYRLLSGLKSVPKAVADRLVDYFGGLQNLMAATIDDLMTVDGIGDQRARTVREGLSRMAEASLLDRFL
- the radA gene encoding DNA repair protein RadA translates to MASKTSRATKTPAYKCSECGWTTIKWVGRCGECQAWGTVEENGATVARTTAAATVLEPARRIAEVDGTTAAFLPTGVDELDRVLGGGLVPGAVILLAGEPGVGKSTLLLDVAAKFARTGQDVLYITGEESAAQVKLRAERIDAVAHTLYLSAETDLGQALGQVEKLEPKLLVVDSVQTLSSADVEGSAGGVSQVREVAASIISAAKRRNMTTLLVGHVTKEGTIAGPRLLEHLVDVVCQFEGERHSRLRLLRAVKNRYGATDDVGCFDLNETGIEGLADPSGLFVSRTREPVSGTCITVTMEGRRPLLAEVQSLLAESANSQPRRATSGLESSRVAMLLAVLQQRAGCMLHKDDSYVATVGGVKLTEPATDLAVALAVASAKSRKALPQRLIAFGEVGLAGEVRPVPGINQRIQEAHRLGFTHAIVPASPAGAGVIPEGFSVKEVGHLAEALELLIV